The Paracoccus aminovorans genome has a window encoding:
- a CDS encoding serine/threonine-protein kinase produces MPDTEPGPETPTPRAAQGEAAPEPTVMAPADPTVVAGAGAAAPELLLVERGTLINNNYRILDLVSAGGMGEVYRAENVFTGDPVAVKVILPGLAGDQAVLDMFRREARVLVQLRDDSIVRYHNFILDPGLGRYCLIMEFVEGRHLGERLKCGGPLPEAETLALMRRVGAGLMRAHERGVTHRDLSPDNVILRDDRIDEAVLIDFGIARSTELGDGLAGRFAGKFKYIAPEQLGHWGGEIGPPTDVYGLGLLIAAVARGKALDMGDSVVSASAARQQIPDLDGISHRLFPLLQHMLEPDPARRPPDMGAVLRMLDDPSLIPSRYRLPLWQQAVPDAPAEEGPTGSFGIGSGLAGPGESASPFGGPAPSPAPAAPAETAPVRRHWPLIGGAAVLSAGIAVLGWVLMNPGPPAAEPSAAAEPARAELPPRDTSTREGFLAEQPLPGCALAERIAAGPNAGQLQFLGRDDLRPDSVVAAYGTRFGVSPSVQHSEVGAAQCPVLDFLREIAGRPAPPVLLEAAANAADAQLQVRGTVDAGQGRNLWLLIVPPSGEVYDLSSQLDAAAEPVRRFGFALAQDGQGQHPYLLIALATDTPLAAAAASPSGVPAAQILPAVLDELRASGAAPAAAVLPIAAP; encoded by the coding sequence ATGCCGGACACCGAACCAGGCCCCGAAACGCCGACGCCACGGGCCGCGCAGGGCGAGGCTGCGCCCGAACCGACGGTGATGGCGCCAGCCGACCCGACCGTCGTCGCCGGCGCGGGCGCTGCCGCCCCCGAGCTGCTGCTGGTCGAGCGCGGCACGCTGATCAACAACAATTACCGCATCCTCGACCTCGTCAGCGCCGGCGGCATGGGCGAGGTCTATCGCGCCGAGAACGTCTTCACCGGCGACCCGGTGGCGGTCAAGGTCATCCTGCCCGGGCTGGCGGGCGATCAGGCGGTGCTGGACATGTTCCGGCGCGAGGCCCGCGTTCTGGTGCAGCTGCGCGACGATTCGATCGTGCGCTATCACAATTTCATCCTCGACCCCGGCCTGGGCCGCTATTGCCTGATCATGGAATTCGTCGAGGGCCGGCACCTGGGCGAGCGGCTGAAATGCGGCGGTCCGCTGCCCGAGGCCGAAACACTGGCCCTGATGCGCCGCGTCGGCGCCGGGCTGATGCGCGCGCATGAGCGCGGGGTGACCCATCGCGACCTGTCCCCCGACAACGTCATCCTGCGCGACGACCGCATCGACGAAGCGGTGCTGATCGATTTCGGCATCGCCCGCTCGACCGAGCTGGGCGACGGGCTGGCGGGGCGTTTCGCCGGCAAGTTCAAGTATATCGCCCCCGAGCAGCTGGGCCATTGGGGCGGCGAGATCGGGCCGCCCACCGATGTCTATGGGCTGGGGCTGCTGATCGCGGCGGTGGCGCGCGGCAAGGCGCTGGACATGGGCGATTCCGTGGTCTCGGCTTCGGCGGCGCGGCAGCAGATCCCGGACCTGGACGGCATTTCGCACCGGCTGTTCCCGCTGTTGCAGCACATGCTCGAGCCCGATCCGGCCCGGAGGCCGCCGGACATGGGCGCGGTGCTGCGGATGCTGGACGACCCCTCGCTGATCCCGTCGCGCTATCGGCTGCCGCTGTGGCAGCAGGCGGTGCCGGATGCGCCGGCCGAAGAGGGCCCCACCGGCAGTTTCGGCATCGGCTCGGGCCTGGCCGGGCCGGGGGAATCGGCCAGCCCCTTCGGTGGCCCGGCGCCGTCGCCGGCCCCCGCTGCGCCGGCCGAGACCGCCCCGGTGCGGCGGCACTGGCCGCTGATCGGCGGTGCGGCGGTGCTGTCGGCGGGGATCGCGGTCCTCGGTTGGGTGCTGATGAACCCGGGCCCGCCCGCGGCCGAGCCCTCGGCCGCCGCCGAACCGGCCCGTGCCGAGTTGCCGCCTCGCGACACCTCGACCCGCGAGGGCTTCCTGGCCGAGCAGCCGCTGCCGGGCTGCGCCTTGGCCGAGCGCATCGCGGCAGGTCCGAACGCCGGTCAGCTCCAGTTTCTCGGCCGCGACGACCTGCGCCCGGACTCGGTGGTTGCGGCCTATGGCACGCGCTTCGGGGTCAGCCCCTCGGTCCAGCACAGCGAGGTCGGCGCGGCGCAATGCCCGGTCCTCGACTTCCTGCGCGAGATCGCGGGCCGCCCGGCACCGCCGGTTCTGCTGGAAGCCGCGGCCAATGCCGCCGATGCGCAGCTGCAGGTCCGCGGCACGGTCGATGCGGGCCAGGGCCGCAACCTGTGGCTGCTGATCGTGCCGCCCTCGGGCGAGGTCTACGACCTGTCCTCGCAGCTGGATGCGGCGGCGGAACCGGTGCGGCGCTTCGGCTTTGCGCTGGCGCAGGACGGGCAGGGGCAGCACCCCTATCTGCTGATCGCCCTGGCCACGGATACGCCGCTGGCGGCGGCGGCGGCCTCGCCCTCGGGCGTGCCGGCGGCGCAGATCCTGCCGGCGGTGCTGGACGAATTGCGCGCTTCGGGCGCGGCGCCCGCGGCGGCAGTCTTGCCCATCGCCGCACCCTGA
- the tagF gene encoding type VI secretion system-associated protein TagF: MPAEHRLSAGAAGLYGKHPGFGDFISAGLAEAWPAFADWAQASLGLWRDAAGPDWQARFDAAPVVGFWIGPALIGAGQALRGVMAPSRDRSGRRFPLALAQAGGTPPVLDTAQDFHRAAGQALAALLAADGFEPREAAQALDLPAPGTPAPDWPGFWAGNPALPPQQLLGQLAVADHAHATAARSYWWFGEGEAGPSGVLCCQGWPTPPSWAGSSPMAPPARSRHERRPARLSL; this comes from the coding sequence ATGCCCGCAGAGCATCGACTGAGTGCCGGCGCGGCAGGGCTTTACGGCAAGCATCCGGGCTTCGGCGATTTCATTTCGGCCGGACTGGCCGAGGCATGGCCCGCCTTTGCGGACTGGGCGCAGGCGAGTCTGGGGCTATGGCGCGACGCGGCCGGGCCGGACTGGCAGGCACGCTTCGACGCGGCGCCTGTGGTGGGGTTCTGGATCGGCCCGGCGCTGATCGGGGCGGGCCAGGCGCTGCGCGGCGTCATGGCGCCGTCGCGCGACCGCAGCGGCCGGCGCTTTCCGCTGGCCCTGGCGCAGGCGGGCGGGACGCCGCCGGTTCTGGACACGGCGCAGGATTTCCACCGCGCCGCGGGGCAGGCGCTGGCCGCGCTGCTGGCGGCGGACGGTTTCGAGCCGCGCGAGGCGGCGCAGGCGCTGGACCTGCCCGCGCCCGGCACGCCGGCGCCGGACTGGCCCGGCTTCTGGGCCGGCAACCCGGCGCTGCCGCCCCAGCAATTGCTGGGGCAGCTGGCTGTCGCCGACCACGCCCACGCCACGGCCGCGCGCAGCTATTGGTGGTTCGGCGAGGGCGAGGCCGGACCCTCGGGCGTGCTCTGCTGCCAGGGCTGGCCCACCCCGCCGAGCTGGGCTGGCTCATCGCCCATGGCGCCGCCCGCGAGGTCGAGGCATGAACGGCGACCGGCCCGGCTTTCACTATGA
- the minE gene encoding cell division topological specificity factor MinE — protein sequence MFGFSLRPRKPSSAQTAKERLQILLAHERTSNSGPDFLPLLQRDILEVVRRHMDVDRDAVDIKLERSDDLSSLEINIEFPGARKAS from the coding sequence ATGTTCGGTTTCTCGCTCCGCCCGCGCAAACCCAGTTCGGCGCAGACCGCCAAGGAGCGGCTGCAGATCCTGCTCGCGCATGAACGCACCAGCAACTCCGGCCCGGACTTCCTGCCGCTCCTGCAGCGCGACATCCTCGAGGTGGTGCGCCGCCACATGGACGTCGATCGCGATGCCGTCGACATCAAGCTGGAACGCAGCGACGACCTGTCGAGCCTGGAAATCAACATCGAGTTTCCCGGCGCCCGCAAGGCGTCCTGA
- a CDS encoding putative nucleotidyltransferase substrate binding domain-containing protein produces the protein MTSADSAPPRAQREMVSLMAARVRDAVLRKPHFTDAGTDLVTLCRDLSAQGITDALVRDGARLGIFTATDLVGALTRDRPPSALTVGEFTHFEPWSVGADDALYDAMLLMLRHRIHRVLVRDGGQVVGILSQLDLMGFVANHSHLISAEVAQAGTVVELARPAGQVEGLIRVLHGDGVRIEIIAGLVGGLNRQIFRRLWDLLAPEPLRANSCLIVMGSEGRSEQIIRTDQDNALILRDGFDFPGLDRITAAFTEALIGFGYPPCPGGIMLSRPLWCQSVEGFGAVLYDWVHGSDPEGPMNLAIFLDAASVAGDEALLGQVQDRLRRVLTGGDSYYARFAAAIQQFGSGSEGGWWRRLPGLRGPEAAEIDLKKLGIFPVVHGTRALALQYGIPAQPTAERLRLLAGAGRIDAGLARDLTDALHCMMGLKLASNLSQIAAGRAPDNSIRPVDLGTLDRQALRDSLNIVRDFKRWLAQHYRLDAL, from the coding sequence GTGACGAGTGCCGACAGCGCGCCGCCGCGCGCGCAGCGGGAAATGGTGTCGCTGATGGCCGCGCGGGTGCGCGACGCGGTGCTGCGCAAGCCGCATTTCACCGATGCCGGAACCGATCTGGTTACGCTGTGCCGCGACCTGTCCGCGCAGGGCATCACCGATGCGCTGGTCCGCGACGGCGCACGGCTGGGCATCTTCACCGCCACCGACCTTGTCGGCGCGCTGACCCGCGACCGGCCGCCCTCGGCGCTGACGGTGGGCGAGTTCACGCATTTCGAGCCCTGGTCGGTCGGGGCCGACGACGCGCTTTACGACGCCATGCTCTTGATGCTGCGCCATCGCATCCACCGGGTGCTGGTGCGGGACGGCGGGCAGGTGGTGGGCATCCTCAGCCAGCTCGACCTGATGGGGTTCGTGGCGAACCATTCGCATCTGATCTCGGCCGAGGTGGCGCAGGCCGGCACGGTCGTGGAACTGGCGCGGCCCGCCGGTCAGGTCGAGGGGCTGATCCGTGTCCTGCACGGCGACGGCGTGCGCATCGAGATCATCGCCGGGCTGGTCGGCGGGCTGAACCGGCAGATCTTTCGCCGGCTGTGGGACTTGCTGGCGCCCGAGCCGCTGCGCGCCAATTCCTGCCTGATCGTCATGGGCAGCGAAGGGCGCTCGGAACAGATCATCCGCACCGACCAGGACAATGCGCTGATCCTGCGCGACGGCTTCGACTTCCCCGGCCTCGACCGCATCACCGCGGCCTTCACCGAGGCGCTGATCGGCTTCGGCTACCCGCCCTGTCCCGGCGGCATCATGCTGAGCCGGCCGCTATGGTGCCAAAGCGTCGAGGGTTTCGGCGCCGTGCTTTACGACTGGGTCCACGGCAGCGACCCCGAGGGGCCGATGAACCTGGCGATCTTCCTTGACGCCGCGTCGGTGGCAGGGGACGAGGCGCTGCTCGGCCAGGTGCAAGACCGGCTGCGCCGCGTCCTGACCGGCGGGGATAGCTATTACGCCCGCTTCGCCGCCGCGATCCAGCAGTTCGGCAGCGGCTCGGAAGGCGGCTGGTGGCGCCGGCTGCCGGGGCTGCGCGGCCCCGAGGCGGCCGAGATCGACCTCAAGAAGCTGGGCATCTTCCCGGTCGTCCACGGCACCCGCGCGCTGGCGCTGCAATACGGCATCCCCGCGCAGCCCACGGCCGAGCGGCTGCGGCTGCTTGCGGGTGCCGGCCGCATCGACGCGGGTCTGGCGCGCGACCTGACCGATGCGCTGCATTGCATGATGGGGCTGAAGCTTGCCTCGAACCTGTCCCAGATCGCGGCGGGGCGGGCGCCGGACAACAGCATCCGGCCGGTCGATCTGGGCACGCTGGACCGGCAGGCGCTGCGCGATTCCCTGAACATCGTGCGCGATTTCAAGCGCTGGCTGGCACAGCATTACCGGCTGGACGCGCTATGA
- a CDS encoding PLP-dependent cysteine synthase family protein, which produces MAEQGIRRTAGRGRLYDSILDTVGDTPVVRINHLGPEGVRIYVKAEFFNPAASVKDRLALNIIEAAERSGALKPGQTVVEATSGNTGIGLAMVCAQKGYPLVVTMAESFSVERRRLMRMLGAKVVLTPKAEKGVGMYNKAVELAKQHGWFLAHQFETPANADIHEATTAQEILGDFQGDRLDYVVTGYGTGGTAAGLARVLRRERPDTKIVLTEPANAALVASGIAQERTADGSPAVSHPAFEPHPIQGWTPDFIPLVLQEALDSGGYDQLIPVPGAEGMEWARKLAAREGILTGISGGSTFAVAMRIAEQAGPGTVILAMLPDTGERYLSTPLFQDIPEGMDEAETALSHSTPGYRMG; this is translated from the coding sequence ATGGCAGAACAGGGTATCCGCAGGACCGCCGGACGCGGCCGGCTTTACGACAGCATCCTCGACACGGTCGGCGACACGCCGGTCGTCCGCATCAACCACCTCGGGCCCGAGGGGGTGCGGATTTACGTCAAGGCCGAGTTCTTCAACCCCGCCGCCTCTGTCAAGGACCGGCTGGCGCTGAACATCATCGAGGCGGCGGAGCGCTCGGGCGCCTTGAAGCCCGGCCAGACCGTGGTCGAGGCGACCAGCGGCAACACCGGCATCGGCCTGGCGATGGTCTGTGCGCAGAAGGGCTATCCGCTGGTGGTGACCATGGCCGAGAGCTTTTCGGTCGAGCGGCGGCGGCTGATGCGGATGCTGGGCGCCAAGGTGGTGCTGACGCCCAAGGCCGAAAAGGGCGTGGGCATGTACAACAAGGCGGTGGAGCTGGCGAAACAGCACGGCTGGTTCCTGGCGCATCAGTTCGAGACCCCGGCCAATGCCGACATCCACGAAGCCACCACCGCGCAGGAGATCCTGGGCGATTTCCAGGGCGATAGGCTGGATTACGTGGTGACCGGCTATGGCACCGGCGGCACTGCGGCCGGGCTGGCCCGCGTGTTGCGCCGTGAGCGGCCCGATACGAAGATCGTCCTGACCGAGCCGGCCAATGCCGCGCTGGTGGCGAGCGGCATCGCGCAGGAGCGGACGGCCGACGGCTCGCCCGCCGTCAGTCACCCAGCCTTCGAGCCGCATCCGATCCAGGGCTGGACTCCGGACTTCATCCCGCTGGTGCTGCAGGAGGCGCTGGACAGTGGCGGTTATGACCAGCTGATCCCGGTGCCGGGCGCCGAGGGCATGGAATGGGCGCGCAAGCTGGCCGCGCGCGAGGGCATCCTGACCGGGATCTCGGGCGGCTCGACCTTCGCGGTGGCGATGCGGATCGCCGAACAGGCCGGACCGGGCACGGTGATCCTGGCCATGCTGCCCGATACCGGCGAGCGGTACCTGTCGACACCGCTGTTTCAGGACATTCCCGAGGGCATGGACGAGGCCGAGACGGCGCTGTCGCATTCGACGCCGGGCTATCGGATGGGTTGA
- a CDS encoding PP2C family protein-serine/threonine phosphatase has product MNGDRPGFHYDFAALTDCGRLRDQNEDSVIALPEFGLWAVADGMGGHAAGEVASGIIVEELASTGVAVSAQDQRARVIARIDRANRRILDHAGRNGARGAGSTVAALLLHETELACVWAGDSRVYLLRDGRLTRLTRDHSEVALLIAAGRMTEAEARASSRRNVITRAIGVGDHAEPEVVTGLAQDRDRFLICSDGLTEHFQDGEIAQFLGQAGRAASVASGLIGETLARGARDNVSVVVVDCAAVPAPAEDMG; this is encoded by the coding sequence ATGAACGGCGACCGGCCCGGCTTTCACTATGATTTCGCGGCGCTGACCGACTGCGGTCGCCTGCGCGACCAGAACGAGGACAGCGTCATCGCCCTGCCCGAGTTCGGGCTCTGGGCCGTTGCCGACGGCATGGGCGGCCATGCGGCGGGCGAGGTCGCCAGCGGCATCATCGTCGAGGAACTGGCCTCGACCGGCGTCGCGGTCAGCGCCCAGGACCAGCGCGCCCGCGTCATCGCCCGCATCGACCGCGCCAATCGCCGCATCCTGGACCACGCAGGCCGCAACGGCGCCCGCGGCGCCGGCTCGACGGTGGCGGCGCTGCTGCTGCACGAAACCGAACTGGCCTGCGTCTGGGCCGGCGACAGCCGAGTCTATCTGCTGCGCGACGGCCGGCTGACGCGGCTGACCCGCGACCACAGCGAGGTGGCGCTGCTGATCGCCGCCGGCCGCATGACCGAGGCCGAGGCCCGCGCCTCGTCGCGCCGCAATGTCATCACCCGCGCCATCGGCGTCGGCGACCATGCCGAACCCGAGGTGGTGACCGGCCTGGCCCAGGACCGCGACCGCTTCCTGATCTGCTCGGACGGGTTGACCGAACATTTCCAGGACGGCGAGATCGCGCAGTTCCTGGGCCAGGCCGGCCGCGCCGCCAGCGTCGCCTCGGGGCTGATCGGCGAGACGCTGGCCCGGGGCGCGCGCGACAATGTCAGCGTGGTGGTGGTCGATTGCGCCGCGGTTCCGGCCCCGGCCGAGGACATGGGCTGA
- the minD gene encoding septum site-determining protein MinD, protein MSKVIVVTSGKGGVGKTTSSAAIAAGLAMRGHKTVVIDFDVGLRNLDMIMGCERRVVFDFINVIQGDAKLKQALIKDRRLENLHVLPTSQTRDKDALTTEGVKAVLDELREEFDYIVCDSPAGIERGAHLAMYYADEAVVVTNPEVSSVRDSDRVLGLLNSKTFLAEKGDGSAVKAQLLLTRFDQARSANGEMMGVQDVLEILAIPLLGIIPESSSVLKASNEGTPVSLDERSPAGKAYMDAVGRLVGEQIEMRVNPGEQRRGFFQRLLGRTA, encoded by the coding sequence GTGAGCAAGGTTATCGTTGTCACCTCGGGCAAGGGCGGCGTCGGCAAGACGACCTCCTCGGCCGCCATCGCGGCGGGCCTCGCCATGCGTGGACACAAGACGGTCGTGATCGATTTCGACGTGGGCCTGCGCAACCTCGACATGATCATGGGCTGCGAACGCCGGGTGGTCTTCGACTTCATCAACGTGATCCAGGGCGACGCCAAGCTGAAGCAGGCGCTGATCAAGGACCGGCGGCTGGAGAATCTCCACGTCCTGCCGACCTCGCAGACCCGCGACAAGGACGCGCTGACCACCGAGGGCGTCAAGGCGGTGCTGGACGAGCTGCGCGAGGAATTCGACTATATCGTCTGCGACAGCCCGGCAGGGATCGAGCGCGGCGCGCATCTGGCGATGTATTACGCCGACGAGGCGGTGGTGGTCACCAACCCCGAAGTGTCCTCGGTGCGCGACAGCGACCGGGTGCTGGGGCTGTTGAACTCCAAGACCTTCCTCGCCGAAAAGGGCGACGGCAGCGCGGTCAAGGCGCAGCTTCTGCTGACCCGCTTCGACCAGGCCCGCTCGGCCAATGGCGAGATGATGGGCGTGCAGGACGTGCTGGAAATCCTCGCCATCCCGCTGCTGGGCATCATCCCGGAAAGCAGCTCGGTGCTGAAGGCCTCGAACGAGGGCACGCCGGTGTCGCTGGACGAGAGATCGCCCGCCGGCAAGGCCTATATGGACGCCGTCGGCCGGCTGGTCGGCGAACAGATCGAGATGCGGGTCAACCCCGGAGAACAGCGGCGCGGCTTCTTCCAGCGGCTGCTGGGACGGACGGCCTGA
- the minC gene encoding septum site-determining protein MinC has translation MHPGKSATQKVATLKPLQIRGRSFTAVALHLVGRPDAGFFDALDARLAQVPLFFDNAPLVIDLEQAEGLDGVDAILRLADGLRARNLSVFGVQSGTAAQAEAAAAAGLISLPGGRDAALERVSRQGSRPEPPPVREVPQATKMVTQPVRSGQMIFADRGDLVVVGSVSSGAEVIATGNIHIYGRLRGRALAGVNGDTSARIFCHALDAELLAIAGLYRTSENLGPDTPRDNVQVWLDGEKLCIESLK, from the coding sequence ATGCACCCCGGCAAGAGCGCGACGCAGAAGGTCGCGACCCTGAAGCCTTTACAGATCCGCGGCCGCTCGTTCACGGCGGTGGCGCTGCATCTGGTCGGCCGGCCGGATGCCGGCTTCTTCGACGCGCTGGATGCGCGGCTGGCGCAGGTGCCGCTGTTCTTCGACAACGCGCCGCTGGTCATCGACCTGGAACAGGCCGAGGGGCTGGACGGCGTGGACGCGATCCTGCGGCTGGCGGACGGCCTGCGCGCGCGCAACCTGTCGGTCTTCGGCGTGCAAAGCGGCACGGCGGCGCAGGCCGAGGCCGCGGCGGCTGCGGGGCTGATCTCGCTGCCTGGCGGGCGCGACGCGGCACTGGAGCGCGTCTCGCGCCAGGGCAGCCGGCCGGAACCGCCGCCGGTGCGCGAGGTCCCGCAGGCCACGAAAATGGTGACGCAGCCGGTGCGCTCGGGACAGATGATCTTCGCCGACCGCGGCGACCTGGTGGTCGTCGGCTCGGTCAGCTCGGGCGCCGAGGTCATCGCCACCGGCAACATCCACATCTACGGCCGGCTGCGCGGCCGGGCGCTGGCCGGCGTCAACGGCGACACCTCGGCCCGCATCTTCTGCCACGCGCTCGACGCCGAGCTGCTGGCCATCGCCGGCCTCTATCGCACCAGCGAGAATCTGGGCCCCGACACCCCCCGCGACAATGTGCAGGTCTGGCTGGACGGCGAGAAACTGTGCATCGAATCGCTGAAATGA
- a CDS encoding glycosyltransferase family 61 protein, which translates to MISAPLPDSGWSRDILHLREATVCPAETHQDSPGLWCGGDVPQAATWRDGLRVTQPLAAAPVPTARLPGRHLWGGVYFGHFGHFLVETLSRLWAAKTSGAESVIFTPRHSRLRDFVAYQQELIALTLPDLPVRILRAPTEVEDLLVPGQGFGLGEISAGTPAFRAFIREAFRDIPAGGIENVYISRTRFSGKGGIINEQLVEDNLAAQGYTAIYPEKLSIREQLSIFKGARRIVGLDSSAFHMLGFVAAPWQQACILLRRNHPAWQHIAAHLAGFTGRAPEVVDALVADWMPERQKTPNHTTWGEIDQPRLARRLAELGFIADETRWRDADADALADALQRAEQRSQEPLVRRPVVRG; encoded by the coding sequence ATGATCAGCGCCCCCCTTCCCGACAGCGGATGGTCCCGTGACATCCTGCATCTGCGCGAGGCCACCGTCTGCCCGGCCGAGACGCATCAGGACAGCCCCGGCCTCTGGTGCGGCGGCGACGTGCCTCAGGCGGCGACCTGGCGCGACGGCCTGCGGGTCACGCAACCGCTGGCCGCCGCCCCCGTCCCCACCGCGCGCCTGCCGGGACGACACCTGTGGGGCGGGGTCTATTTCGGCCATTTCGGGCATTTCCTGGTCGAGACGCTGTCCCGTCTCTGGGCCGCGAAAACCTCCGGCGCCGAAAGCGTGATCTTCACTCCCCGACACAGCCGGCTACGCGATTTCGTCGCTTACCAGCAAGAGCTGATCGCGCTGACGCTGCCCGACCTGCCGGTCCGGATCCTGCGCGCGCCGACCGAGGTCGAAGACCTTCTGGTCCCCGGCCAGGGCTTCGGGCTGGGCGAAATCTCGGCCGGGACGCCGGCGTTCCGCGCCTTCATCCGCGAGGCGTTCCGCGACATCCCGGCGGGCGGCATCGAGAACGTCTACATCTCGCGCACCCGCTTCAGCGGCAAGGGCGGCATCATCAACGAGCAGCTGGTCGAGGACAACCTCGCCGCCCAGGGCTATACCGCCATCTACCCGGAAAAGCTGTCGATCCGCGAACAGCTGTCGATCTTCAAGGGCGCCCGCCGCATCGTCGGGCTGGACAGCTCGGCCTTCCACATGCTGGGCTTCGTCGCCGCGCCCTGGCAGCAGGCCTGCATCCTGCTGCGGCGCAACCACCCGGCCTGGCAGCATATCGCCGCCCATCTGGCCGGTTTCACCGGCCGCGCGCCCGAGGTCGTGGACGCGCTCGTCGCCGACTGGATGCCCGAGCGCCAGAAGACCCCCAATCACACCACCTGGGGCGAGATCGACCAGCCGCGCCTGGCCAGGCGCCTGGCCGAACTGGGCTTCATCGCCGACGAGACGCGGTGGCGTGACGCCGATGCCGACGCACTCGCCGACGCCTTGCAGCGGGCCGAACAGCGCAGCCAGGAACCGCTGGTGCGCCGGCCCGTGGTCCGGGGCTGA
- a CDS encoding S8 family serine peptidase codes for MPRKTRKYVVVPEDNVFNDGMETSSFRLFRSMHRRLFGGRGGGRAVASSAAHGAERGDLSPTRPPLRILETEAGRIRLLDSIGEDEASLVRMTPEQAFVLQRAYPGLRIRPELRLYPLRFGQVNIIRQQAKPAAFRSEKTLALRCVDVESGRPVADAPVVVVLNRRRGFGISEVRTDAQGRFSTALPAGQASIDAIICAPLAGYWPGGVEDVPVAAEGETEVVLSLTPIAADFPDALARMVAPARRGDGKGVRVAVIDTGTDPAPGLDLAGGLNTTGTEPADEWFGNGTGHGTHVAGIVARIAPEVRLHAYRVFEKGDGGASEFAIARAIRQAVEDGCDIVNMSLGQSSEPISISREVRRARAMGVVCVAATGNDGMAPVSYPARSAAVLGVSAGGVLDAWPEGAITGRNVAAKPRPVGERFFARFSNIGPEVDFIGPGVGIISWVDANAQGVMDGTSMACPAVSGLIARLLSRNPALMSAERNQQRSDDIIRMASEHAKPIGFGKDYEGAGLIE; via the coding sequence ATGCCAAGAAAGACCAGGAAATACGTCGTCGTCCCCGAGGACAACGTCTTCAACGACGGCATGGAGACTTCGAGCTTCCGGCTGTTCCGCAGCATGCACCGCCGGCTTTTCGGCGGCCGCGGCGGCGGCCGCGCCGTCGCCAGCAGCGCCGCCCATGGTGCGGAACGGGGCGACCTGTCGCCGACCCGGCCGCCGCTGCGCATCCTGGAGACCGAGGCAGGCCGCATCCGGCTGCTCGATTCCATCGGCGAGGACGAGGCCTCGCTGGTCAGGATGACGCCCGAACAGGCCTTCGTGCTGCAACGCGCCTATCCCGGGCTCCGCATCCGGCCCGAGCTGCGGTTGTATCCGCTGCGTTTCGGCCAGGTGAACATCATCCGCCAGCAGGCCAAGCCCGCGGCCTTCCGGTCGGAGAAAACGCTGGCGCTGCGCTGCGTCGATGTCGAAAGCGGCCGGCCGGTGGCGGATGCGCCGGTGGTCGTGGTTCTGAACCGGCGCCGGGGCTTCGGCATTTCCGAGGTCAGGACCGACGCGCAGGGCCGATTCAGCACCGCGCTACCGGCCGGGCAGGCCAGCATCGACGCTATCATCTGCGCGCCGCTGGCCGGCTATTGGCCCGGAGGCGTCGAGGACGTGCCGGTCGCGGCCGAGGGCGAGACCGAGGTGGTGCTGTCCCTGACCCCCATCGCCGCCGATTTCCCCGATGCGCTGGCGCGCATGGTGGCGCCTGCCCGCCGGGGCGACGGCAAGGGGGTCCGGGTGGCGGTGATCGACACCGGCACCGACCCCGCCCCCGGGCTGGACCTGGCCGGCGGGCTGAACACCACCGGGACCGAGCCGGCGGACGAATGGTTCGGCAACGGCACCGGCCACGGCACCCATGTCGCCGGCATCGTCGCCCGCATCGCGCCCGAGGTCCGGCTGCACGCCTATCGCGTCTTCGAAAAGGGCGACGGCGGCGCCAGCGAATTCGCCATCGCCCGCGCCATCCGCCAGGCGGTCGAGGACGGCTGCGACATCGTCAACATGAGCCTGGGCCAGTCCTCGGAACCGATCTCGATCTCGCGCGAGGTGCGGCGGGCGCGGGCCATGGGCGTGGTCTGCGTGGCGGCGACGGGCAACGACGGCATGGCGCCGGTGTCCTATCCGGCGCGCTCGGCGGCGGTGCTGGGCGTTTCGGCCGGGGGCGTGCTGGACGCCTGGCCCGAAGGGGCGATCACCGGGCGCAACGTCGCCGCCAAGCCCAGGCCGGTCGGCGAGCGCTTCTTTGCCCGATTCAGCAATATCGGCCCCGAAGTGGACTTTATCGGGCCGGGCGTCGGTATTATATCTTGGGTCGATGCCAATGCGCAGGGGGTGATGGACGGCACCTCGATGGCCTGCCCGGCGGTGAGCGGGCTGATCGCCCGGCTGCTGTCGCGAAACCCGGCGCTGATGTCGGCCGAACGGAACCAGCAACGCTCGGACGACATCATACGGATGGCGAGTGAACATGCGAAGCCGATCGGATTCGGCAAGGACTATGAAGGCGCTGGACTGATCGAATAG